A region from the Fundulus heteroclitus isolate FHET01 chromosome 22, MU-UCD_Fhet_4.1, whole genome shotgun sequence genome encodes:
- the LOC118557089 gene encoding uncharacterized protein LOC118557089 isoform X1: MEQFESLLGRVGPRISRIHTNYREPISSRERLAICLRYLATGDSYTTIASSYRMGISTVADIVPDVSKAIWDSLVDEFLPVPKVADWHEIALGIQERWNFSNCVGAIDGKHVVIQAPHNSGSQYFNYKGTYSVVLLAVVDARYLFRVVDVGAFGRNSDGGTLAASTFGEALREESKLKTEGTKGQRTQRTKGPENTGNLKVKNTEDLRLENTRDLRLEDSGEPKAREHRNQGAREH, from the exons ATGGAGCAGTTTGAGAGTTTGCTGGGGAGAGTCGGACCAAGGATCTCAAGGATCCATACAAATTACCGGGAGCCAATTTCTTCTAGGGAGCGTCTGGCAATTTGTCTGAG ATACCTTGCAACTGGGGATTCCTACACCACCATCGCTTCTAGCTACAGAATGGGCATCTCCACTGTGGCAGACATTGTGCCAGATGTGTCCAAGGCCATTTGGGACAGCCTGGTGGATGAATTTCTGCCTGTACCAAAGGTTGCTGATTGGCATGAGATTGCTCTGGGCATCCAAGAGAGGTGGAACTTCTCCAACTGTGTGGGAGCAATAGATGGGAAACATGTGGTAATCCAGGCACCACATAATTCAGGTTCCCAGTATTTCAACTACAAGGGAACATACTCTGTTGTACTTCTGGCAGTTGTGGATGCAAGGTATCTTTTTAGGGTGGTGGATGTTGGAGCTTTTGGCCGGAACAGTGATGGAGGGACCCTTGCTGCTTCCACCTTTGGAGAAGCCCTGCGAGAAGAgtcaaaactgaaaactgaGGGAACAAAGGGCCAGCGAACACAGAGAACCAAAGGACCAGAGAATACAGGGAACCTAAAGGTCAAGAACACGGAGGACCTAAGGCTAGAGAACACGAGGGACCTAAGGCTAGAGGACAGTGGGGAACCTAAGGCTAGAGAACACAGGaaccaaggggctagagaacactag
- the LOC118557089 gene encoding uncharacterized protein LOC118557089 isoform X2, giving the protein MEQFESLLGRVGPRISRIHTNYREPISSRERLAICLRYLATGDSYTTIASSYRMGISTVADIVPDVSKAIWDSLVDEFLPVPKVADWHEIALGIQERWNFSNCVGAIDGKHVVIQAPHNSGWWMLELLAGTVMEGPLLLPPLEKPCEKSQN; this is encoded by the exons ATGGAGCAGTTTGAGAGTTTGCTGGGGAGAGTCGGACCAAGGATCTCAAGGATCCATACAAATTACCGGGAGCCAATTTCTTCTAGGGAGCGTCTGGCAATTTGTCTGAG ATACCTTGCAACTGGGGATTCCTACACCACCATCGCTTCTAGCTACAGAATGGGCATCTCCACTGTGGCAGACATTGTGCCAGATGTGTCCAAGGCCATTTGGGACAGCCTGGTGGATGAATTTCTGCCTGTACCAAAGGTTGCTGATTGGCATGAGATTGCTCTGGGCATCCAAGAGAGGTGGAACTTCTCCAACTGTGTGGGAGCAATAGATGGGAAACATGTGGTAATCCAGGCACCACATAATTCAG GGTGGTGGATGTTGGAGCTTTTGGCCGGAACAGTGATGGAGGGACCCTTGCTGCTTCCACCTTTGGAGAAGCCCTGCGAGAAGAgtcaaaactga